Proteins encoded in a region of the Pelobates fuscus isolate aPelFus1 chromosome 11, aPelFus1.pri, whole genome shotgun sequence genome:
- the LOC134577543 gene encoding carcinoembryonic antigen-related cell adhesion molecule 16-like — MSCIGDNTGGIHVLTVLLSVWMQPISAISIQPIPQYPAVGQSVTLSVTGITGNIRQFEWYNGPNLNADNLILSYIPTANPPQTNGPQYLSRVSGLPNASLLISDLVITDRGIYIVSVQTYRDAQQESVTLTVYKHVTKPVIKTSSYLIQENETVTLICETENAARILWGRSNGTLPSDSTLSSDNMNISFSSIKPSDSGDYYCEAENAIHKITSDIHTLTVNYGPENLSIIRFFETNNNSTFTLKCSVASFPIPIYRWIHNEKDMHVQQDILHIECPTKANYGNFTCMVENPVTKRTANVSIFVTFDMIESLPKCDAASSVGIIFGSILGIALIVTVIVVLCKKYLALVILKIQGSSTSTQNLHAKAVRNNNVEKNQHCNAEEEIYANANF; from the exons TTTTGCTCAGTGTGTGGATGCAGCCAATCAGTGCAATTAGTATCCAGCCGATCCCTCAGTATCCTGCGGTCGGACAGTCAGTCACTCTCAGTGTTACTGGGATCACTGGGAATATCCGGCAATTCGAATGGTATAACGGACCAAACCTAAACGCTGATAATCTAATCCTCTCATATATCCCGACTGCAAACCCCCCACAGACTAATGGACCACAGTATTTATCTCGGGTCAGCGGACTCCCTAATGCCTCATTACTGATCTCAGATCTGGTGATTACAGACCGGGGGATTTACATAGTGTCTGTACAGACATATAGAGATGCACAGCAAGAATCAGTGACCCTGACTGTATACA AGCATGTCACTAAACCTGTAATCAAGACAAGCAGCTACCTGATCCAGGAAAATGAGACGGTCACCCTCATATGTGAGACGGAAAATGCTGCAAGGATCCTGTGGGGCCGCAGTAATGGCACACTCCCCTCTGATAGCACCCTATCCAGTGATAACATGAATATTTCCTTCTCCAGTATCAAACCCTCAGACTCAGGAGATTATTATTGTGAGGCTGAGAATGCTATCCATAAGATCACAAGTGACATCCACACACTGACTGTAAACT ATGGCCCTGAGAACCTGTCAATTATACGTTTCTTTGAAACCAACAACAATTCTACATTCACTTTAAAATGTTCTGTAGCATCTTTCCCAATACCGATCTACCGTTGGATACACAATGAGAAAGACATGCATGTCCAGCAGGATATACTTCATATAGAGTGTCCTACAAAAGCAAACTATGGTAACTTTACCTGTATGGTGGAAAACCCAGTAACTAAAAGAACAGCAAACGTTTCCATTTTTGTGACATTCG ATATGATTGAATCCCTTCCAAAATGCGATGCTGCATCTAGTGTTGGAATCATCTTTGGAAGCATCTTGGGAATTGCACTGATTGTAACTGTCATTGTAGTGCTATGCAAGAAATACTTAGCACTCGTCATTCTCAAAATTCAAG GAAGCTCCACTAGCACACAAAACCTGCATGCAAAGGCTGTGAGAAACAACAATGTTGAAAAG